One window of Scylla paramamosain isolate STU-SP2022 chromosome 47, ASM3559412v1, whole genome shotgun sequence genomic DNA carries:
- the LOC135094930 gene encoding protein O-linked-mannose beta-1,2-N-acetylglucosaminyltransferase 1-like — translation MTCKRRTGMKRVSLGWTCRQLGLLCLGVFVGVGLYGVFEFLFGSPLPPKVTFYVGNVTAMYPPQAPPNLLLPPAAPAGTGERAGVGVMQVGSIEPNCGLVEVCPNHHFPVHVYSGKTNDDQPRVCISGKYVIEKDVNSGGRGLNLVVVDPKQMKAIIAKRFDTYAGDSSQLEAFLSQEVLEGDILVAVTFDEASRNLSPAAKNLFAKLGSSQIQNLQFRGQWFMVTQKGLQGFSPFEELEASKGGLWSPIDKKFCAPRQLQGQSIKPDPPVDQNPDRLRFCATHPHITDFCSVSHRELPLRPAILTNHQIVGSAMFTTPIMVIAGNRGHTSLSDLTLTLQTVLGQPGVQNKYVVVVYDPRHIPDVLTLSRLFNFSSKAIVPQNFNDTLQYHEVMQLVFETAHVAFPNSPYITIVEAGLLLAPDFLAYTASLLPLLHDPTILGISAWNPNGYLNVSTRPDLVYRVEDFPGLAFTLRMETYLKELRTKMKECCNRRGWGDGSRQAAGTERSSSLTYPASFTAQEMNTPILNGESLAAQRYEAHLSSILNSSSLTLTPAHDEVLKCADEKDTQHLHLNLTTDRQAVVVLPYKESDMDGWSGMKLLSQCFGLFHHQDSPPKGLHKGLLRFSMKGSEVILLSNHSPHFHTTKFVTTALTLP, via the exons ATGACGTGTAAAAGGAGAA CTGGCATGAAGAGAGTGTCGCTGG GATGGACGTGCCGTCAGCTTGGTCTCCTCTGCCTGGGGGTCTTTGTTGGGGTTGGCCTGTACGGGGTCTTCGAGTTCCTCTTCggctcaccactaccaccgaaAGTTACCTTTTATGTGGGGAATGTGACTGCAATGTACCCTccacaag CACCACCTAACCTGCTGCTCCCTCCTGCTGCCCCTGCAGGCACTGGGGAGAGAGCAGGGGTGGGTGTGATGCAGGTGGGCAGCATTGAGCCAAACTGTGGCCTGGTGGAGGTGTGCCCCAACCACCACTTTCCAGTGCACGTGTACAGCGGCAAGACCAACGATGACCAGCCCAGAGTGTGCATCTCTGGGAAGTA TGTCATCGAGAAGGACGTGAACAGTGGCGGCCGAGGGTTGAACCTAGTGGTGGTGGACCCAAAACAAATGAAGGCAATAATAGCAAAGCGCTTTGACACCTATGCTGGAGACTCATCTCAGCTGGAGGCCTTCTTGTCGCAGGAGGTTCTCGAGGGGGACATCCTGGTGGCGGTGACCTTTGATGAAGCCTCCAGAAACCTCAGTCCTGCTGCCAAGAACCTGTTTGCTAaattgg GGAGCAGCCAAATACAGAACCTGCAGTTTCGAGGACAGTGGTTTATGGTGACACAGAAAGGACTCCAGGGCTTCTCTCCATTTGAGGAACTGGAGGCTTCAAAAGGTGGCTTGTGGTCCCCCATTGATAAGAAATTTTGTGCACCAAGAcagt TGCAGGGCCAGTCCATCAAGCCAGACCCTCCAGTGGACCAGAACCCAGACCGCCTTAGATTCTGCGCCACACACCCTCACATCACAGACTTCTGCTCAG TGAGCCACCGGGAGCTGCCACTGCGACCTGCCATCCTCACCAACCACCAGATAGTCGGCAGTGCAATGTTTACCACCCCCATCATGGTCATCGCCGGCAACAGGGGCCACACCTCCTTGTCTGACTTGACCCTGACCCTGCAGACTGTCCTTGGTCAGCCTGGGGTGCAGAACAagtacgtggtggtggtgtatgacCCGCGCCACATCCCGGACGTACTCACTCTCTCCCGCCTCTTCAATTTCAGCTCCAAGGCAATTGTGCCGCAGAATTTTAATGACACGCTGCAGTATCATG AGGTCATGCAGCTGGTGTTTGAGACAGCTCACGTAGCCTTCCCGAACTCCCCCTACATCACCATAGTGGAGGCCGGACTGCTCCTTGCCCCAGACTTCTTGGCCTACACTGCCtcacttctgcctctgcttcaTGATCCAACAATACTGGGCATCTCAGCATGGAACCCCAATG GGTACCTCAATGTGTCCACTCGACCTGACCTTGTGTATAGAGTGGAGGATTTCCCCGGCCTGGCTTTCACCCTGCGCATGGAGACCTACCTGAAGGAGCTGAGGACCAAGATGAAGGAGTGTTGTAATAGAAG AGGCTGGGGGGATGGTTCAAGGCAGGCCGCTGGAACAGAGAGATCATCATCCCTGACATATCCCGCGTCCTTCACCGCCCA AGAGATGAACACACCCATCCTCAATGGAGAGTCATTAGCAGCCCAGAGGTACGAAGCTCACCTGTCCTCCATCcttaactcctcctccctcaccctcacacctGCCCATGACGAGGTGCTTAAGTGTGCTGACGAGAAGGACACACAACACCTGCATCTTAACTTAACCACGgacag ACAAGCAGTGGTGGTGTTACCATATAAGGAGAGTGATATGGATGGGTGGTCGGGGATGAAGCTGCTGTCTCAGTGTTTTGGTCTCTTCCACCACCAAGACTCTCCCCCTAAAGGACTCCACAAGGGCCTGCTGAG GTTCAGCATGAAGGGAAGTGAGGTAATTCTGCTCAGTAACCACAGTCCTCACTTCCACACCACCAAGTTTGTCACTACTGCCCTCaccctgccttga
- the LOC135094939 gene encoding proline-, glutamic acid- and leucine-rich protein 1-like, translating to MDVYQNIWTNCDKTQLERHSQLISECVISQGLFQNEDDRLLKIHVREINCLLNNAKTRERGLRLLLDVVPQCAQQVLAEQCERWFKFCSDAITASRKTKNLTQACQVLTALLRDLPSLPELQRCVSSKSSAILVLELSLAMKDPAPLECLYEYIRAAPGQCLQHKKVLEERMLLHLDNAIAPSGMGNMTQLAGRVFAALPLPGIGGGNVAQARADARGRQLALLLALAHSLMDTLLDGVMEKESHPHPREHSSLNLRPLEDITTDPVSSRLSVIARLSNTLTFVAEMITDTANASITFTADHLLGVAFRLLQVELGVLGRYKSQEHKLLAFFLPSLHHQALLLLRDVITSLGEGTDCYFNALGDLLTSVLQASEARVKGRPVWCSGGQQTKVVGYAVLAELLKASRGRHTPPAALVTLVLRDVSPREEQVKLQRQGKGLASLSVTKAAGKKKGYTVTAGSASANAGPVPRPDRFSRLARVALVVAEMLFAHAAHSMVLKDHQRLQEGVLAVAEVVTGTAHPPSIYSDPGTRVQLFLTLTSLSAAPHPRSPPPFTLLSHLFQTGLSDCDSQVVSACQTALWSLSLIVANPRVELASRVSQQHNQLLRSHEEEEEEETGNTEQQEEKENEKEGDEKEEEEEEEEEPMIEDKISHTHEEEKKEEEETEKDEEEKEEEEGNNKKEDKNEDEIWCIEEEKKNKNNIEKEEKVEEENQKEDNRKKQEDQEEKEERSRRSRSRSMTRKKSQEIQRRTSKEGAEGGRGRTRNKRNGGNNDSPAKRVKGNDDKGSSKEDDGSSEFLTVEEMLKDFVE from the exons ATGGACGTGTACCAGAACATTTGGACGAACTGTGACAAGACCCAGCTGGAAAGACACAGCCAGTTGATCAGTGAGTGTGTCATCAGCCAGGGACTCTTCCAGAATGAG gatgaTCGTCTGCTTAAGATTCATGTCCGGGAAATCAACTGCTTACTCAACAATGCTAAGACCAG GGAGCGAGGGCTGCGGCTCCTGCTGGATGTGGTGCCGCAGTGTGCCCAGCAGGTTTTGGCAGAGCAGTGTGAGCGTTGGTTCAAGTTTTGTAGTGAT GCCATTACAGCATCCAGGAAGACCAAGAACTTGACACAAGCCTGCCAGGTCCTCACAGCCTTACTGAGGGACCTGCCCAGCCTGCCTGAGCTGCAGCGCTGTGTCTCGTCAAAGTCCTCTGCCATCCTGGTCCTTGAATTGTCGTTGGCTATG aAGGATCCAGCACCCCTTGAGTGTCTGTACGAGTACATCCGAGCAGCTCCTGGCCAGTGTCTGCAGCACaag AAAGTCTTGGAGGAGCGAATGTTGCTGCACCTGGACAATGCCATAGCTCCCTCTGGCATGGGGAACATGACACAGCTGGCAGGGAGAGTGTTTGCTGCACTGCCCCTGCCTGGCATCGGTGGTGGGAACGTGGCACAGGCACGCGCTGATGCCAGGGGAAGGCAGCTGGCTCTCCTCCTGGCCCTGGCACATTCCTTGATGGACACACTGCTGGATGGGGtaatggagaaggag TCTCACCCACACCCTCGAGAGCACAGCAGCCTCAACCTTCGCCCTCTGGAGGACATCACCACCGACCCTGTCAGCTCCCGACTCTCCGTCATTGCTCGGCTGTCCAACACTCTCACATTTGTGGCGGAGATGATCACTGACACTGCCAATGCCTCCATCACCTTCACTGCCGACCATCTGCTTGGTGTGGCCTTCAGACTGCttcag GTGGAGTTGGGAGTGCTGGGACGCTACAAGAGTCAGGAACACAAGCTGCTGGCCTTCTTCCTGCcatccctccaccaccaggCCCTCCTCCTGCTGCGGGATGTCATTACCAG TCTTGGCGAGGGAACAGACTGCTACTTCAATGCACTGGGGGACCTCCTGACCTCCGTGCTGCAGGCAAGTGAGGCCAGGGTGAAGGGCAGGCCAGTGTGGTGCAGTGGGGGCCAGCAGACAAAGGTGGTGGGGTACGCTGTGCTGGCTGAGCTGTTGAAGGCATCGAGGGGCCGACACACACCCCCAGCGGCCTTGGTGACATTGGTGCTAAGGGATGTGAGCCCCAGGGAGGAACAAGTGAAGCTACAG AGGCAGGGAAAGGGCCTTGCCTCCCTGTCAGTGACCAAGGCAgcggggaagaagaaaggatacaCAGTCACAGCTGGAAGTGCCAGTGCCAACGCAGGGCCGGTGCCAAGGCCAGACCGTTTCAGTCGCCTGGCTcgggtggcgctggtggtggctgAGATGCTGTTTGCCCATGCCGCTCATTCCATGGTCCTCAAAGATCACCAg CGGCTGCAGGAGGGAGTGCTGGCCGTGGCAGAGGTAGTGACAGGCACAGCACATCCTCCAAGCATCTACAGTGACCCAGGAACACGTGTGCAGCTCTTCCTCACCCTAACCAGTCTTTCTGCAGCCCCACACCCCCGCTCCCCACCACCATTTACCCTCCTGTCACATCTCTTCCAAACAGGGCTTTCAGATTGTGACAGTCAG GTTGTGTCGGCTTGTCAGACGGCACTGTGGTCTCTGAGTCTCATCGTAGCAAACCCAAGAGTGGAGCTGGCATCAAGGGTCTCCCAGCAGCATAACCAGCTCCTCAGATCACACG aagaggaagaggaagaggagacgggcAACACAgaacaacaggaagagaaggagaatgaaaaggaaggggatgagaaagaagaggaggaagaggaggaggaggagccaatGATTGAGGATAAGATCAGTCACAcacatgaagaagagaagaaggaagaggaggagactgaaaaggatgaagaagagaaggaagaggaagagggtaataataaaaaagaggataagaatGAAGATGAAATTTGGTGcattgaggaagaaaagaaaaacaaaaataatatagaaaaagaagagaaggtggaagaggaaaatcaGAAAGAAGACAACAGGAAAAAGCAGGAAGatcaagaggagaaggaagaaagaagcagaagaagcagaagtaggagcatgacaagaaaaaagtctcaagaaatacaaagaagaacaagtaaagaaggagcagaagggggaagaggaaggacaagaaacaagaggaatggagggaataaTGACTCACCAGCTAAGAGAGTGAAGGGTAATGATGACAAG